In Paralcaligenes sp. KSB-10, the following are encoded in one genomic region:
- a CDS encoding TetR/AcrR family transcriptional regulator, giving the protein MHSSNMKPERKIDTTQQDPITDNKPADTRKRILDAAERLFGDKGLDVTFRELTEAANVNVAAIHYHFGSKERLLSELFIERTKPVVEGRLKKLREVPRDALGKAKLEDILDAFLVPALELQSSAENGEAFLRLRARLAFDSVQSQNLVSAVFDESNGLFIEEFCRALPEIPKEEIYWRFHFLLGAVHYTMANSQRISRLSKGMINPRAKGNTIPRLISFFVAGFKH; this is encoded by the coding sequence ATGCATTCTTCCAATATGAAACCCGAGCGCAAAATCGACACTACGCAGCAGGATCCCATAACTGACAATAAGCCAGCCGACACGCGCAAGCGAATACTCGATGCGGCGGAGCGCCTGTTTGGCGATAAAGGCCTGGATGTTACGTTTCGTGAATTGACGGAGGCGGCCAACGTGAATGTTGCCGCCATCCACTATCACTTTGGCTCGAAAGAGCGTTTGCTCAGTGAGTTGTTTATAGAGCGTACCAAGCCGGTTGTCGAAGGCAGGCTGAAGAAACTGAGAGAGGTTCCGCGCGATGCGCTAGGGAAGGCCAAGCTTGAAGACATCCTGGATGCTTTTCTGGTGCCGGCCCTGGAGCTGCAATCGTCCGCTGAAAACGGCGAAGCCTTTCTACGCTTGCGAGCGCGCCTTGCGTTTGATTCTGTACAGAGCCAGAACCTGGTTTCGGCCGTGTTCGATGAATCGAATGGCCTATTTATCGAAGAGTTTTGCCGGGCCTTGCCGGAAATTCCAAAGGAAGAAATCTATTGGCGGTTTCACTTTCTGTTGGGGGCTGTTCACTACACCATGGCGAACTCGCAAAGGATATCCCGGCTTTCGAAGGGGATGATAAATCCTCGAGCCAAGGGCAATACGATTCCCAGGCTGATCAGTTTTTTTGTAGCAGGATTCAAACACTGA
- a CDS encoding hydrolase — translation MDKKPLSVDFKSTALVLIDLQHGIVAMDVAPITGVQVIQRCAALAQRFRELGAPVVLVTVGNLADEGDMLRPIADAMAPAGVRRPENWSTLVPEIGPEAGDILIRKRQWGAFYGTELDLQLRRRGINTIVLAGIATNVGVESTARDAFEHGYNQIFVSDAMASTSREAHEATLKFTFPRIGLTRNSEEVLQALK, via the coding sequence ATGGACAAAAAACCTCTTTCAGTAGACTTTAAGTCGACCGCACTGGTTTTGATCGATCTTCAGCATGGCATTGTTGCCATGGATGTAGCGCCCATTACCGGCGTCCAAGTAATACAGCGCTGCGCCGCCTTGGCTCAGCGCTTTCGTGAACTCGGCGCGCCGGTCGTGCTGGTCACCGTGGGGAATCTGGCCGATGAGGGCGATATGCTGCGCCCAATAGCCGACGCCATGGCTCCAGCCGGAGTTCGCCGGCCTGAAAACTGGTCCACGCTGGTTCCCGAAATCGGGCCGGAAGCCGGTGATATCCTGATCCGCAAGCGCCAGTGGGGCGCTTTTTATGGAACAGAGCTGGACTTGCAACTGCGGCGCCGCGGCATCAACACAATAGTGCTGGCGGGAATAGCCACTAATGTAGGCGTTGAATCCACAGCGCGCGATGCATTCGAACATGGCTATAACCAGATTTTCGTCAGCGACGCTATGGCGAGCACATCACGCGAAGCACACGAGGCAACCTTGAAATTCACCTTCCCCAGGATAGGCCTGACGCGCAACTCCGAGGAAGTGCTCCAAGCCCTGAAATGA
- a CDS encoding DUF2945 domain-containing protein, whose amino-acid sequence MTTKFKIGDHVGWNSEAGQVSGTITRIHTKNFEHKGYTHHATVADPQYAIKSDKTEHIAMHKGTALHKID is encoded by the coding sequence ATGACCACGAAATTCAAGATTGGCGACCATGTGGGCTGGAACTCTGAAGCCGGCCAGGTAAGCGGCACGATTACCAGAATCCACACCAAGAACTTCGAGCACAAGGGTTATACGCACCATGCAACAGTGGCCGACCCACAGTACGCAATCAAAAGCGATAAAACCGAGCACATCGCCATGCACAAAGGCACGGCGCTGCACAAGATCGACTAG
- a CDS encoding DUF488 family protein — protein sequence MPKKSQATTVWTIGHSTRPIQEFLDLLAEHQIQTIADVRSLPGSRKYPQYDQETLAATLAAHGVGYQWLKSLGGRRRAHPGSPNTTWRNASFRGYADYMSSPEFAQGLDELRELACRSRTALMCAEAVWWRCHRSMIADALCADGIHVLHIMDAKHCVTHPMTSPARIVNGQLTYTLP from the coding sequence ATGCCTAAAAAAAGCCAGGCAACAACAGTCTGGACTATCGGCCATTCAACACGGCCGATCCAGGAGTTTCTCGATCTGCTTGCCGAGCATCAGATTCAGACCATTGCCGATGTACGCAGCCTGCCTGGCTCGCGCAAATACCCCCAGTACGACCAGGAAACACTGGCCGCCACGCTGGCGGCGCACGGTGTAGGATATCAATGGCTGAAGAGCCTGGGCGGACGTCGGCGTGCTCACCCAGGCTCGCCGAACACCACCTGGCGCAATGCCTCGTTTCGTGGCTACGCGGACTACATGTCGAGCCCTGAATTCGCGCAAGGGTTGGACGAGCTACGCGAGCTGGCCTGCCGGTCGCGCACGGCATTGATGTGCGCGGAAGCGGTCTGGTGGCGCTGCCACCGCTCGATGATCGCCGATGCGCTCTGTGCCGACGGCATCCACGTCTTGCATATTATGGATGCCAAACACTGCGTCACCCACCCAATGACTTCACCGGCTCGCATCGTAAACGGCCAACTGACTTATACCCTGCCGTAG
- a CDS encoding tripartite tricarboxylate transporter substrate binding protein: MKRFSIIPALLISTLLGTTAQADTFPSHPIHLIVPFSPGGSTDLVGRLVGAKVAQILGQPVVVENRAGAGGSIGSAYVARSAPDGYTLLMATTSHTANPALYKSLPYDTLKDFAPISLLCDMPGLLVAHPSLPPNNFKEFISYAKTHKLDYGSAGIGTFPHLSMEMLKSRAGLQMTHIPYKGAAPALADLVHGVYQVKVDAYITANGFVQSGKLKLYAVTSAQRMEQLPNVPTVAESGYPGFESTYWIGIVAPSATPAPIRAKLEKAFMQAIHDKDVSAKLIATGTRPIGSTATVLDQRIKRELTQWPVILRDAGIKEH, from the coding sequence ATGAAGCGCTTTTCCATCATCCCAGCATTATTGATCAGCACGCTGCTTGGCACTACGGCACAGGCGGACACGTTCCCCAGCCATCCGATCCATCTCATCGTACCGTTCTCTCCGGGCGGGAGCACGGATCTCGTGGGCCGTCTCGTCGGTGCAAAAGTAGCGCAGATCCTGGGCCAGCCAGTTGTTGTCGAAAATCGCGCGGGCGCGGGCGGCTCTATTGGCTCGGCCTATGTGGCGAGGTCCGCGCCCGATGGCTACACATTGCTGATGGCAACCACCTCGCATACCGCCAATCCGGCCTTATACAAATCACTGCCATACGACACGCTGAAAGATTTTGCACCCATCTCCCTTCTTTGCGACATGCCCGGGCTGCTTGTGGCCCATCCGTCATTGCCTCCCAATAATTTCAAGGAGTTCATCAGCTACGCCAAGACACACAAGCTGGATTATGGCAGCGCTGGAATCGGCACCTTCCCCCACCTTTCGATGGAAATGCTGAAAAGCCGCGCCGGCCTGCAAATGACACATATCCCTTATAAGGGCGCCGCGCCCGCGCTGGCCGATCTGGTGCATGGCGTCTATCAGGTGAAAGTTGATGCATACATTACGGCGAACGGCTTCGTGCAAAGCGGCAAGCTCAAGCTGTATGCGGTCACCAGCGCACAACGCATGGAGCAATTGCCCAATGTCCCCACCGTCGCCGAATCCGGCTACCCGGGCTTCGAATCAACCTACTGGATCGGCATTGTCGCGCCCTCGGCCACACCGGCACCTATACGCGCAAAGCTGGAAAAAGCTTTCATGCAGGCTATCCACGACAAGGACGTGTCGGCAAAACTCATAGCGACCGGGACACGCCCAATTGGCAGTACGGCAACCGTTCTGGATCAACGCATCAAGCGGGAACTGACGCAATGGCCGGTAATTCTGCGCGACGCGGGCATCAAGGAACACTAG
- a CDS encoding amidohydrolase, with protein sequence MPYLTPPPDSSPKKPATIAPTGGWDCQIHLFGPVEQYPFDPDSPYVSAPALPETAIRMLDTLGLARAVVVSGGGYGRDYRYLLDVLKRYPQRFVGVILPPDALSDEELQRLDTLGVRGVRFVSARRASNLPQILPDMAAQAENIGWPIHFYPHGEDIVEYSDRLLSLPNSKIVLDHFGSVPTAKGLDQPAMKAILKMLDTGRVWIKLSGPMRCAAGNMPYPAVTPFARALIRHAPDRMVWGSDWPHVNMVDRQMPNDGDLFDLIADWAPDEHDRARILVTNPGQLYGAPPRSEA encoded by the coding sequence ATGCCTTATTTAACGCCTCCTCCCGATAGCTCTCCCAAAAAGCCGGCGACGATAGCCCCAACGGGAGGTTGGGACTGTCAAATCCACCTCTTCGGCCCTGTCGAACAATACCCTTTCGACCCCGACAGCCCATACGTTTCGGCGCCAGCCTTGCCCGAAACCGCCATAAGGATGCTCGATACCCTTGGACTGGCGCGCGCTGTTGTTGTAAGCGGCGGCGGGTACGGTCGCGACTATCGGTATCTGCTGGATGTGCTGAAGCGCTATCCGCAGCGCTTTGTCGGTGTAATTCTGCCGCCGGACGCACTCTCGGATGAGGAGCTTCAGAGGCTGGACACGCTGGGCGTACGCGGCGTTCGATTTGTCAGCGCCAGGCGGGCATCCAATCTGCCGCAGATACTGCCCGACATGGCAGCCCAGGCTGAAAACATAGGCTGGCCCATCCATTTTTATCCGCACGGCGAAGATATCGTCGAATATTCGGACCGCCTGCTTTCATTGCCCAACAGCAAGATCGTCCTGGACCATTTCGGGAGCGTGCCAACGGCCAAAGGCCTGGACCAACCCGCAATGAAAGCCATACTGAAGATGCTCGACACGGGCCGTGTCTGGATCAAGCTTTCCGGACCGATGCGCTGCGCTGCCGGCAATATGCCCTATCCGGCGGTCACGCCATTTGCCCGCGCCTTGATCCGCCATGCCCCCGACCGCATGGTCTGGGGCTCGGACTGGCCCCATGTCAATATGGTCGACAGGCAAATGCCCAACGACGGCGACCTGTTCGACCTGATTGCGGACTGGGCGCCCGATGAGCATGACCGTGCCAGGATCCTGGTCACGAACCCCGGCCAGCTATATGGCGCGCCACCCCGGTCCGAGGCCTGA
- a CDS encoding LysR family transcriptional regulator, producing MDAITGPCLQYAEGGARGHNAFWPCSDTFCLLLPWWPIVPRGHRGGSKLEITTIEPNLRRLRAFVGVARWSSVRKAAEEMHLTQPAVTRAIQKLERELGVLLFHRTAQGMCTTSFGAVAEKRATRALMHLEQAESELAGHLRREEAENKIIRCSVRHLVHALTHRHFQALIATAESGTQGAAATLLGISQPAVAQALNDLERQVGVPLLLRASSGMIATTAGEILIRCGKLALTEIAAMPGDIAESTGVIMGRVRVGVLPLSGTLLVPRAVSRLIEEHHGLKICLVDGSYDTLLQQLRYGDIDVIVGPLRSPCPATDIVQERLFDSTLSVIARKGHPLDKPKALTLAELGQWGWVLPRRGTPAYRVIERTMRNAGLAMPSNPIESNGLATIRALLVESNRLSMISRHQVYFEERDGLLCILPVDLCETARPVGIATRADAAHSAGVLALLKHLRAVNRDALLADKGCQTAG from the coding sequence GTGGATGCGATCACGGGTCCCTGCTTGCAGTATGCAGAAGGGGGAGCAAGAGGGCATAATGCATTTTGGCCATGCAGCGATACCTTTTGCTTATTGCTGCCGTGGTGGCCCATCGTCCCGCGGGGGCATCGAGGAGGCAGCAAGCTGGAAATCACGACTATCGAACCCAATCTGCGTCGCCTCCGTGCATTCGTAGGGGTGGCGCGATGGAGCAGCGTCAGAAAGGCGGCAGAAGAAATGCATCTGACCCAGCCGGCGGTAACGCGTGCAATCCAGAAGCTCGAGCGTGAGCTTGGTGTGCTTCTGTTTCATCGTACCGCCCAAGGCATGTGTACGACTTCCTTCGGCGCGGTTGCGGAAAAGCGCGCCACGCGCGCATTGATGCATCTGGAGCAGGCGGAGAGCGAGCTGGCCGGGCATCTACGCCGGGAAGAGGCCGAGAATAAAATAATTCGGTGCTCGGTGCGCCACCTTGTCCACGCCCTGACACACCGCCATTTTCAGGCACTCATCGCCACGGCGGAGTCAGGCACGCAGGGTGCTGCGGCCACGCTTCTCGGTATTTCGCAACCGGCCGTGGCACAGGCCTTGAACGATCTGGAGCGACAGGTCGGCGTACCCTTGTTGCTGAGAGCCAGCAGCGGCATGATTGCCACGACCGCAGGCGAGATTCTGATTCGCTGCGGAAAACTCGCCTTGACCGAAATTGCCGCCATGCCTGGCGATATTGCGGAAAGCACGGGGGTCATTATGGGCCGCGTCAGGGTAGGCGTCTTGCCGCTGTCCGGTACGCTGCTGGTACCGCGTGCCGTAAGCCGTCTAATCGAGGAGCACCATGGCCTGAAGATATGCCTTGTGGATGGATCTTACGATACTCTGTTGCAGCAACTGCGCTATGGCGATATAGACGTTATCGTCGGCCCGCTGCGTTCGCCATGTCCGGCCACCGACATCGTGCAAGAGCGGCTGTTCGACAGCACGTTATCGGTGATCGCCCGCAAGGGCCATCCGCTCGACAAGCCGAAGGCCCTGACATTGGCAGAGCTTGGACAGTGGGGCTGGGTGCTGCCCAGGCGAGGTACGCCGGCATACCGTGTGATCGAACGCACCATGCGCAACGCGGGGCTTGCGATGCCGTCCAATCCGATTGAGTCGAATGGCCTGGCGACGATACGCGCTCTGCTGGTCGAGAGCAACCGCCTGTCCATGATCTCAAGACACCAGGTCTATTTCGAAGAACGGGACGGATTGCTCTGCATCCTGCCTGTCGATCTGTGCGAGACTGCGCGCCCGGTCGGCATCGCGACCAGGGCCGATGCGGCGCATTCCGCCGGCGTTCTTGCATTGCTCAAGCACTTGCGCGCCGTGAATCGGGATGCGCTCCTTGCCGACAAGGGTTGTCAGACTGCAGGGTAG
- a CDS encoding tripartite tricarboxylate transporter substrate binding protein yields the protein MNQNNGNARRRMLKAVGNALCGAGLLAGASSLIVPTAFAQAYPDKPVHLIVPFGAGGAVDIVARILAADLTKRLGQNFVVENRTGAGGNIAASFVAKSDPDGYTLLMGSTGNSVNGSLYSNLNYDPDRDLAPVALVGTVPTLLLANPSVRANNVKDLIDLARSNPNSLNFASGGSGTTEHLAAEMFNAQAKVDIKHIPYRGGNAALTDVIGGHVQLMFTNQLNAIPYLKAGTLKALGIASEKRSPVLPEIPTFIEQGMKDFTVSVWWGVFAPAHIPDAVEKTLNQAINAAISSPQIVAQLAKLGATPRSGTSQEFAAFFRQESAKWKNVVETAHIKVD from the coding sequence ATGAATCAAAATAATGGAAACGCCCGGCGTCGGATGCTGAAAGCCGTGGGGAACGCTTTGTGCGGCGCGGGTTTGCTGGCCGGGGCATCGTCGCTAATTGTGCCCACGGCTTTTGCGCAAGCCTATCCCGATAAGCCGGTCCATCTGATCGTGCCATTCGGCGCAGGAGGGGCGGTGGATATCGTAGCCCGGATACTTGCGGCGGACCTCACCAAGCGCCTGGGCCAGAATTTCGTTGTCGAAAACCGTACCGGTGCGGGCGGCAATATCGCGGCGTCATTCGTGGCGAAATCCGATCCGGACGGCTATACCTTATTGATGGGATCCACAGGCAATTCGGTCAACGGCAGCCTGTACAGCAACCTTAATTATGATCCCGATCGCGACCTCGCGCCTGTTGCGCTAGTGGGAACGGTACCAACATTGTTGCTGGCCAATCCGTCTGTGCGGGCCAACAATGTCAAAGATCTCATCGATTTGGCTCGCTCGAATCCCAACAGCCTCAATTTTGCTTCGGGCGGAAGCGGTACGACCGAGCATCTGGCCGCGGAAATGTTCAATGCGCAAGCCAAGGTGGACATCAAGCATATCCCTTATCGCGGGGGCAATGCCGCTTTGACCGATGTGATAGGCGGTCACGTCCAGTTGATGTTCACCAATCAATTGAATGCCATCCCTTATCTGAAGGCGGGGACGCTGAAGGCATTGGGTATAGCCAGCGAAAAGCGCAGCCCAGTCTTGCCGGAAATTCCCACTTTCATAGAGCAGGGCATGAAAGATTTCACGGTAAGCGTATGGTGGGGTGTATTTGCTCCCGCTCATATACCGGACGCTGTGGAGAAGACCTTGAATCAAGCGATCAATGCGGCCATCAGTTCGCCTCAGATCGTTGCCCAATTGGCCAAGCTGGGGGCGACGCCGCGCAGCGGCACGTCTCAGGAGTTCGCTGCTTTCTTTCGCCAGGAATCAGCGAAATGGAAAAACGTCGTGGAAACAGCTCATATCAAAGTCGATTGA
- a CDS encoding NAD(P)-binding protein: protein MEKRRGNSSYQSRLNQMPSLETPASQAAGSPVTAVPLLETPFSLAGKYLRNRIAHASMTTLTARDGQVTPALIQYHANRARGGAAMIITEPLAMSAMQAVPAKVHVFDNRNTDDLKRWASAVEEHDCRLLGQIQHPGRARHEAGRHLNAVAPSVLPDDLSWSAPRALSIAEIERYVGDFADSARRLQQCGFSGVELSCGHGHLFHQFMSPYSNHRQDQYGGSWENRTRFVAEIVAAIRAVCGRDFIIGLKLPGDDGMPQSIGPAEAMIITSLLTASRQADYIAFAQGTHSRTLEMHVPDRYGPRLPYLQLTTQLRHAAPHTPHMALGRITDPAEAEGILARGEAELIGLGRALLVDPAWPIKAAAGRSNDIRYCVSCNTCWDTIITRHAPVACVNNPRVCDPDEVDFWPAPTSAPRSVVVVGAGIAGMEAAWVAAARGHKVTVFGQSAHIGGKAWLRSHFPGGEEVSSIYDYQTVCAQRAGVRFELGVQADVPGILALSPDAVVLATGGTMMPPAWLPTDAVESGMVPDLRQAMGALLDITARQPGTAVIFDMDHGEGTYAAAERLHALFERVVIITPRNSIADDMSLVTRQGVHRRLAQKGIDVIFLCEPMWNELIEGGELAYRHLYTGEVFRIANLSLLTYSTPRARNDEMLAELEEAGVEVIPVGDCLSPRDLLAATADGHRAGMRLAA, encoded by the coding sequence ATGGAAAAACGTCGTGGAAACAGCTCATATCAAAGTCGATTGAATCAGATGCCTTCCCTTGAAACGCCTGCGTCGCAGGCGGCCGGTTCGCCCGTGACTGCTGTACCTTTATTGGAAACGCCTTTTTCCCTGGCGGGAAAATACCTGCGCAACCGGATCGCGCATGCCTCCATGACCACTCTCACGGCTCGCGACGGACAGGTTACGCCGGCATTGATTCAATATCATGCCAATCGGGCTCGAGGCGGAGCGGCCATGATCATCACCGAACCTTTGGCCATGTCGGCCATGCAGGCGGTGCCGGCGAAAGTGCATGTTTTCGACAACAGGAATACCGACGATTTGAAACGATGGGCCTCCGCGGTGGAGGAACATGATTGCCGGCTGCTTGGACAAATACAGCATCCGGGCCGGGCGCGCCATGAAGCCGGCCGCCATCTGAATGCGGTTGCTCCTTCTGTCCTGCCCGATGACTTGAGCTGGTCCGCGCCACGTGCGCTCAGCATTGCTGAAATCGAGCGGTATGTCGGGGATTTCGCCGATTCGGCGCGGCGCTTGCAGCAATGCGGGTTCAGCGGCGTGGAACTGTCATGCGGACACGGGCATCTATTTCATCAATTCATGTCTCCGTATTCCAACCACAGGCAGGATCAATATGGCGGCAGTTGGGAAAACAGGACGCGGTTTGTCGCCGAAATCGTGGCCGCCATCCGCGCCGTCTGCGGCCGCGATTTCATCATCGGCTTGAAGCTGCCCGGAGACGACGGTATGCCTCAAAGCATCGGTCCGGCAGAGGCCATGATCATTACCTCTTTGCTGACCGCTTCGCGCCAGGCCGACTACATTGCCTTTGCGCAAGGCACTCATAGCCGCACATTGGAGATGCATGTGCCGGACCGTTATGGTCCGCGACTGCCTTACCTGCAGCTCACCACGCAACTGCGTCATGCGGCTCCGCATACGCCTCACATGGCATTGGGGCGCATTACCGATCCAGCCGAGGCCGAAGGCATACTTGCGCGTGGGGAAGCTGAGCTGATAGGGCTTGGAAGGGCGCTGCTGGTGGATCCGGCTTGGCCGATAAAGGCAGCGGCCGGCCGAAGCAACGACATACGCTATTGCGTGTCATGTAACACCTGTTGGGACACCATCATTACACGGCATGCGCCGGTCGCCTGTGTGAACAATCCCCGTGTTTGCGATCCCGACGAAGTTGATTTCTGGCCGGCCCCTACGTCGGCTCCCCGATCTGTAGTGGTGGTGGGGGCGGGCATCGCGGGAATGGAAGCCGCCTGGGTTGCTGCGGCGCGTGGCCATAAGGTCACTGTCTTCGGGCAATCGGCCCATATTGGCGGTAAAGCGTGGCTGCGTTCCCATTTTCCGGGAGGCGAAGAGGTCAGCAGCATCTACGATTACCAGACAGTTTGCGCACAACGGGCCGGGGTCAGGTTCGAGCTGGGCGTGCAGGCCGATGTGCCGGGTATTCTGGCGCTCTCGCCGGATGCGGTGGTACTGGCCACAGGCGGCACAATGATGCCGCCGGCATGGCTGCCCACCGACGCCGTAGAATCCGGAATGGTGCCCGACCTGCGCCAGGCTATGGGCGCGCTACTGGATATTACCGCTCGGCAGCCGGGTACCGCCGTGATTTTCGATATGGATCATGGCGAAGGTACTTACGCCGCGGCGGAGCGCCTGCATGCACTGTTTGAGCGCGTCGTCATTATCACGCCGCGCAATTCCATTGCCGACGATATGTCGCTGGTGACCCGACAGGGCGTGCATCGCCGTTTGGCACAAAAGGGGATAGATGTAATTTTCCTGTGCGAACCGATGTGGAATGAGCTTATCGAGGGGGGGGAGCTGGCTTACCGGCATCTTTACACAGGCGAGGTTTTCCGGATTGCGAACCTGTCCTTGCTCACCTATTCAACGCCGCGGGCTCGGAACGACGAAATGCTTGCCGAACTTGAGGAAGCGGGCGTCGAAGTCATTCCCGTGGGTGACTGCCTGTCGCCACGCGACCTGCTTGCGGCGACAGCGGACGGCCATCGGGCAGGCATGCGCCTGGCCGCTTAG
- a CDS encoding cytochrome P450/oxidoreductase: protein MTNAIHHKLPSACPIAHVAGAVPKPSTGCPISQHAADFDPFQDAYMENPSEFIRWAREKEPVFYSPKLDYWVVTRYQAIKNIFRDPITFSPSNVLEPIEPLSNEAAAILKHYGYAMNRTLVNEDEPAHMARRRVLMAPFTPEHLKQHEPMVRRLVTEAIDQFMDEGHVDLFQKLLWDVPFSVALHFLGIDDDSDREKMHRFSIAHTVNAFGRPTPEERESVAHTVGQFWQLAGEVLEKMKRTPDGPGWMRYSIRQQKDYPDVVTDSYLHSMMMAIIVAAHETTSFASANAIKMLLEHPEAWQDLCADPGLISPAVEECLRHSGSIASWRRKVMSDVEIEGVRIPAGSKLLLVVASANHDNKQFSDPDFFDIRRDNTVEHLTFGFGAHQCLGKNIGRMEMQIIIGELTRRLPHMRLAQQSYKYVHNLSFRGPRNLLVEWDPNLNPERLDSVALQQVQPVRLGAPLAKNMVRKLVVESAEKVAPDTVLLRLASPTGSPLPNWTPGAHLDVECGDTGLSRQYSLCGDLENRETWQIAVQRDPNSRGGSAWIHDYAKPGATLRIRGPRNHFRMSEASTDRIVLIAGGIGITPIMAMAQHAQSLGIDYEIHFSGRSRAALPLIENLQRRHGVRLRLYISEEGHRNNFRELLAQPNATTQIYACGPSRMLDDLQNVLVQQGWPDRALHVEHFINTANRLDPDREMAFEVELRNSGLTLQVPANKTLLEVLRASNIDVQSDCEEGLCGACEVGVVSGEIDHRDSVLSLTEKQKSTRLMACCSRGLSKPLVLDL from the coding sequence ATGACGAATGCCATCCATCACAAACTTCCTTCAGCCTGCCCAATCGCGCACGTAGCCGGAGCGGTGCCAAAACCCTCGACGGGCTGCCCTATCAGTCAGCACGCCGCCGATTTCGACCCGTTTCAAGATGCTTACATGGAAAACCCTTCCGAATTTATACGCTGGGCACGCGAAAAGGAACCGGTTTTTTATAGCCCCAAGCTCGATTACTGGGTCGTGACACGTTATCAGGCGATTAAAAATATTTTTCGAGACCCGATTACGTTCAGTCCGTCAAATGTTTTGGAGCCGATAGAGCCGCTTTCAAATGAAGCGGCTGCCATTTTGAAGCACTATGGCTATGCAATGAATCGGACCTTGGTCAATGAGGACGAGCCGGCGCATATGGCTCGACGACGGGTACTGATGGCACCTTTTACACCAGAACACCTGAAGCAACATGAGCCGATGGTGCGCCGCCTGGTCACAGAGGCCATCGATCAGTTTATGGATGAAGGCCACGTCGATCTGTTCCAGAAGCTGTTATGGGATGTCCCCTTCTCCGTGGCTTTGCATTTTCTGGGCATCGATGATGACTCGGATCGTGAAAAAATGCACCGCTTTTCGATTGCGCATACGGTCAACGCCTTCGGGCGGCCGACCCCTGAGGAACGGGAGTCGGTAGCGCATACCGTCGGTCAGTTCTGGCAGTTGGCAGGCGAAGTGCTGGAAAAAATGAAACGCACGCCAGATGGACCGGGGTGGATGCGCTACTCGATCCGTCAGCAAAAAGACTATCCGGATGTGGTCACGGATTCCTATCTGCACTCGATGATGATGGCGATCATCGTGGCCGCGCATGAAACGACGTCCTTTGCATCGGCCAATGCGATCAAAATGCTTCTGGAACATCCGGAAGCTTGGCAGGATCTGTGTGCCGATCCCGGGCTGATTTCACCTGCAGTGGAAGAATGCCTGCGGCATAGCGGCTCCATTGCATCATGGCGGCGCAAGGTTATGAGTGATGTCGAGATTGAAGGCGTCCGGATTCCAGCCGGCTCCAAGCTATTGCTCGTAGTCGCTTCCGCCAATCACGATAACAAGCAATTCAGCGATCCCGATTTTTTCGATATCCGGCGTGACAACACAGTCGAGCACCTGACCTTTGGCTTCGGCGCTCACCAATGCCTGGGCAAGAATATCGGCCGGATGGAGATGCAGATTATCATCGGCGAATTGACACGGCGCCTGCCCCACATGCGATTGGCCCAGCAGTCGTACAAATATGTCCACAACTTGTCGTTCCGCGGGCCGCGAAATCTCTTGGTGGAATGGGATCCCAATCTCAATCCCGAGCGGCTCGACTCGGTAGCATTGCAACAAGTTCAACCCGTACGGCTGGGAGCGCCTCTCGCAAAAAACATGGTGCGCAAGCTTGTGGTGGAATCGGCGGAAAAAGTGGCGCCAGACACGGTACTCCTGCGTTTGGCGTCTCCCACGGGATCGCCGCTTCCGAATTGGACCCCAGGGGCACACCTGGATGTCGAGTGTGGTGATACGGGGTTGTCCCGACAGTACTCTCTGTGCGGCGATCTGGAAAATCGCGAGACATGGCAGATCGCGGTACAACGCGATCCCAATAGCCGCGGTGGGTCGGCCTGGATACACGATTACGCCAAACCAGGTGCGACGCTGCGCATTCGCGGCCCACGAAACCATTTCCGCATGAGCGAGGCATCAACAGATCGTATTGTGCTGATTGCCGGAGGCATTGGCATTACCCCCATCATGGCTATGGCACAGCATGCACAGTCTCTTGGCATCGACTACGAAATTCATTTCAGCGGCCGATCTCGAGCTGCACTGCCGCTTATTGAAAACCTGCAACGCCGCCATGGCGTTCGCCTGCGCTTGTACATCAGCGAAGAAGGGCATCGAAACAATTTCCGTGAACTCCTCGCCCAGCCCAACGCCACAACGCAGATTTACGCATGCGGCCCCTCACGGATGCTTGATGACCTGCAAAATGTGCTTGTCCAGCAAGGCTGGCCTGACCGTGCCCTTCATGTCGAGCATTTTATCAACACCGCCAACAGGCTTGATCCGGATAGGGAAATGGCTTTTGAGGTTGAGCTGAGAAACTCCGGGCTGACATTACAAGTGCCCGCAAACAAGACCCTGCTCGAGGTATTGCGAGCATCCAATATCGATGTGCAAAGCGACTGTGAAGAAGGCCTTTGTGGAGCCTGCGAAGTGGGTGTGGTGTCGGGTGAAATAGATCATCGCGACAGCGTGCTAAGCCTCACGGAAAAGCAGAAAAGCACACGGCTGATGGCGTGTTGTTCCCGCGGTTTGTCAAAACCGCTTGTGCTTGACCTCTGA